A region from the Benincasa hispida cultivar B227 chromosome 10, ASM972705v1, whole genome shotgun sequence genome encodes:
- the LOC120088519 gene encoding protein UPSTREAM OF FLC isoform X1 produces METRMKKYNQLSPERAKVWTEKSPKYQQVRKVPVVYYLCRNRQLEHPHFMEVPLSSPEGLYLRDVINRLNVLRGRGMATLYSWSCKRSYKNGFVWHDLCEDDLILPAHGNEYVLKGSELFEESTSSKDPFTSIGNMNIQPLKQLPDPASSQSQDDSSSSSSMNGKEMKTSHEDDLSLSVLRPGSSGMSPDSGGGKSSWGGCLSLTEYKVYKTDGLSDASTQTEENIGRPKTRETCTRGVSTDDGSLEPECSQTPSNVTLNQKKNYDAPQDSVSPPQLSSSASSSGGKTETLESLIRADASKINSFRILEEEEIRMPTNARLKATNVLMQLISCGSISVKDHSFGLIPSYKPRFSHTKFPSPLFSTTVMLGELNCLSENPRMMGLRLEDKEYFSGSLIETKMLQGDGLTTLKRSSSYNADRTCKQLNSTEDKDQSTSSRSKCIPRAIKASLSKQPRNDPMKSPTSDRPRTSSDGVDSSQNISPATSNDSSKRITEPCSGRKQSKRLDSFREEEEDVIKIEERLASGARVIIWSKSTCNSTDVGCT; encoded by the exons ATGGAGACGAGAATGAAGAAGTACAACCAATTGAGTCCTGAGAGGGCTAAGGTGTGGACGGAGAAATCGCCCAAATATCAACAGGTTCGGAAGGTGCCTGTGGTTTACTATCTATGCAGAAATAGGCAGCTGGAGCATCCTCATTTCATGGAAGTTCCACTCTCATCTCCTGAGGGACTGTACTTGAGAG ATGTGATTAACAGGCTTAACGTTCTCAGAGGAAGAGGGATGGCTACCTTATACTCTTGGTCTTGTAAAAG AAGCTACAAGAATGGATTTGTTTGGCATGATCTCTGCGAAGATGACCTAATTCTTCCGGCTCATGGAAATGAGTATGTTCTCAAAGGCTCCGAGCTGTTTGAAGAGTCCACTTCTAGTAAag ACCCTTTCACCTCCATTGGCAATATGAATATTCAACCACTGAAGCAATTACCTGATCCAGCATCTTCCCAGAGTCAGGAtgattcttcatcatcttcaagcATGAacggaaaagaaatgaaaacttCTCACGAGGATGACCTCTCGTTGTCTGTCCTTCGACCTGGTTCATCAGGCATGTCTCCAGATTCTGGAGGTGGAAAGAGTTCATGGGGTGGTTGTCTTAGCTTGACAGAATACAAGGTGTACAAGACTGATGGCTTGTCTGATGCATCAACTCAGACTGAGGAAAATATTGGCAGACCTAAAACACGAGAAACTTGTACAAGGGGAGTTTCAACAGATGATGGGTCCCTAGAACCGGAATGTAGCCAGACTCCTAGCAATGTGACtttaaatcaaaagaaaaactatgatgCTCCTCAGGATTCGGTTTCTCCACCCCAATTGTCTTCGAGTGCTTCCTCCTCAGGTGGGAAGACTGAAACGTTAGAGTCTCTTATCAGAGCCGATGCCAGTAAAATCAACAGTTTCAggattcttgaagaagaagaaattcggATGCCAACCAATGCAAGACTCAAGGCTACAAACGTGTTAATGCAACTTATCTCGTGTGGATCAATATCAGTCAAGGATCATAGTTTTGGACTCATTCCATCATACAAACCAAGGTTTTCTCACACCAAATTTCCCTCCCCATTATTCTCTACTACAGTGATGTTGGGAGAACTCAACTGTCTGTCTGAGAATCCTAGGATGATGGGCTTGAGGTTAGAAGACAAGGAATATTTCAGTGGTAGCTTGATTGAGACTAAAATGTTGCAAGGGGATGGGCTGACAACTCTAAAACGATCATCTTCATACAATGCTGACAG GACATGTAAGCAATTGAATTCAACTGAAGACAAGGATCAGTCGACCTCTAGCCGCTCAAAGTGCATTCCACGGGCCATTAAAGCTTCACTAAGCAAGCAGCCACGAAACGACCCTATGAAATCTCCTACTTCTGATAGGCCAAGAACATCTTCTGATGGTGTCGATAGCTCTCAGAACATAAGCCCCGCTACCTCCAATGACAGTAGTAAAAGGATTACAGAGCCTTGCTCCGGAAGGAAACAGTCTAAGAGGCTAGATTCCTTTCGAGAAGAGGAAGAGGATGTGATTAAGATCGAAGAAAG GCTTGCTTCAGGAGCTCGGGTTATAATCTGGTCGAAATCAACTTGTAATAGCACAGATGTTGGCTGTACTTAG
- the LOC120088519 gene encoding protein UPSTREAM OF FLC isoform X3, producing MATLYSWSCKRSYKNGFVWHDLCEDDLILPAHGNEYVLKGSELFEESTSSKDPFTSIGNMNIQPLKQLPDPASSQSQDDSSSSSSMNGKEMKTSHEDDLSLSVLRPGSSGMSPDSGGGKSSWGGCLSLTEYKVYKTDGLSDASTQTEENIGRPKTRETCTRGVSTDDGSLEPECSQTPSNVTLNQKKNYDAPQDSVSPPQLSSSASSSGGKTETLESLIRADASKINSFRILEEEEIRMPTNARLKATNVLMQLISCGSISVKDHSFGLIPSYKPRFSHTKFPSPLFSTTVMLGELNCLSENPRMMGLRLEDKEYFSGSLIETKMLQGDGLTTLKRSSSYNADRTCKQLNSTEDKDQSTSSRSKCIPRAIKASLSKQPRNDPMKSPTSDRPRTSSDGVDSSQNISPATSNDSSKRITEPCSGRKQSKRLDSFREEEEDVIKIEERLASGARVIIWSKSTCNSTDVGCT from the exons ATGGCTACCTTATACTCTTGGTCTTGTAAAAG AAGCTACAAGAATGGATTTGTTTGGCATGATCTCTGCGAAGATGACCTAATTCTTCCGGCTCATGGAAATGAGTATGTTCTCAAAGGCTCCGAGCTGTTTGAAGAGTCCACTTCTAGTAAag ACCCTTTCACCTCCATTGGCAATATGAATATTCAACCACTGAAGCAATTACCTGATCCAGCATCTTCCCAGAGTCAGGAtgattcttcatcatcttcaagcATGAacggaaaagaaatgaaaacttCTCACGAGGATGACCTCTCGTTGTCTGTCCTTCGACCTGGTTCATCAGGCATGTCTCCAGATTCTGGAGGTGGAAAGAGTTCATGGGGTGGTTGTCTTAGCTTGACAGAATACAAGGTGTACAAGACTGATGGCTTGTCTGATGCATCAACTCAGACTGAGGAAAATATTGGCAGACCTAAAACACGAGAAACTTGTACAAGGGGAGTTTCAACAGATGATGGGTCCCTAGAACCGGAATGTAGCCAGACTCCTAGCAATGTGACtttaaatcaaaagaaaaactatgatgCTCCTCAGGATTCGGTTTCTCCACCCCAATTGTCTTCGAGTGCTTCCTCCTCAGGTGGGAAGACTGAAACGTTAGAGTCTCTTATCAGAGCCGATGCCAGTAAAATCAACAGTTTCAggattcttgaagaagaagaaattcggATGCCAACCAATGCAAGACTCAAGGCTACAAACGTGTTAATGCAACTTATCTCGTGTGGATCAATATCAGTCAAGGATCATAGTTTTGGACTCATTCCATCATACAAACCAAGGTTTTCTCACACCAAATTTCCCTCCCCATTATTCTCTACTACAGTGATGTTGGGAGAACTCAACTGTCTGTCTGAGAATCCTAGGATGATGGGCTTGAGGTTAGAAGACAAGGAATATTTCAGTGGTAGCTTGATTGAGACTAAAATGTTGCAAGGGGATGGGCTGACAACTCTAAAACGATCATCTTCATACAATGCTGACAG GACATGTAAGCAATTGAATTCAACTGAAGACAAGGATCAGTCGACCTCTAGCCGCTCAAAGTGCATTCCACGGGCCATTAAAGCTTCACTAAGCAAGCAGCCACGAAACGACCCTATGAAATCTCCTACTTCTGATAGGCCAAGAACATCTTCTGATGGTGTCGATAGCTCTCAGAACATAAGCCCCGCTACCTCCAATGACAGTAGTAAAAGGATTACAGAGCCTTGCTCCGGAAGGAAACAGTCTAAGAGGCTAGATTCCTTTCGAGAAGAGGAAGAGGATGTGATTAAGATCGAAGAAAG GCTTGCTTCAGGAGCTCGGGTTATAATCTGGTCGAAATCAACTTGTAATAGCACAGATGTTGGCTGTACTTAG
- the LOC120088519 gene encoding protein UPSTREAM OF FLC isoform X2 — protein METRMKKYNQLSPERAKVWTEKSPKYQQVRKVPVVYYLCRNRQLEHPHFMEVPLSSPEGLYLRDVINRLNVLRGRGMATLYSWSCKRSYKNGFVWHDLCEDDLILPAHGNEYVLKGSELFEESTSSKASSQSQDDSSSSSSMNGKEMKTSHEDDLSLSVLRPGSSGMSPDSGGGKSSWGGCLSLTEYKVYKTDGLSDASTQTEENIGRPKTRETCTRGVSTDDGSLEPECSQTPSNVTLNQKKNYDAPQDSVSPPQLSSSASSSGGKTETLESLIRADASKINSFRILEEEEIRMPTNARLKATNVLMQLISCGSISVKDHSFGLIPSYKPRFSHTKFPSPLFSTTVMLGELNCLSENPRMMGLRLEDKEYFSGSLIETKMLQGDGLTTLKRSSSYNADRTCKQLNSTEDKDQSTSSRSKCIPRAIKASLSKQPRNDPMKSPTSDRPRTSSDGVDSSQNISPATSNDSSKRITEPCSGRKQSKRLDSFREEEEDVIKIEERLASGARVIIWSKSTCNSTDVGCT, from the exons ATGGAGACGAGAATGAAGAAGTACAACCAATTGAGTCCTGAGAGGGCTAAGGTGTGGACGGAGAAATCGCCCAAATATCAACAGGTTCGGAAGGTGCCTGTGGTTTACTATCTATGCAGAAATAGGCAGCTGGAGCATCCTCATTTCATGGAAGTTCCACTCTCATCTCCTGAGGGACTGTACTTGAGAG ATGTGATTAACAGGCTTAACGTTCTCAGAGGAAGAGGGATGGCTACCTTATACTCTTGGTCTTGTAAAAG AAGCTACAAGAATGGATTTGTTTGGCATGATCTCTGCGAAGATGACCTAATTCTTCCGGCTCATGGAAATGAGTATGTTCTCAAAGGCTCCGAGCTGTTTGAAGAGTCCACTTCTAGTAAag CATCTTCCCAGAGTCAGGAtgattcttcatcatcttcaagcATGAacggaaaagaaatgaaaacttCTCACGAGGATGACCTCTCGTTGTCTGTCCTTCGACCTGGTTCATCAGGCATGTCTCCAGATTCTGGAGGTGGAAAGAGTTCATGGGGTGGTTGTCTTAGCTTGACAGAATACAAGGTGTACAAGACTGATGGCTTGTCTGATGCATCAACTCAGACTGAGGAAAATATTGGCAGACCTAAAACACGAGAAACTTGTACAAGGGGAGTTTCAACAGATGATGGGTCCCTAGAACCGGAATGTAGCCAGACTCCTAGCAATGTGACtttaaatcaaaagaaaaactatgatgCTCCTCAGGATTCGGTTTCTCCACCCCAATTGTCTTCGAGTGCTTCCTCCTCAGGTGGGAAGACTGAAACGTTAGAGTCTCTTATCAGAGCCGATGCCAGTAAAATCAACAGTTTCAggattcttgaagaagaagaaattcggATGCCAACCAATGCAAGACTCAAGGCTACAAACGTGTTAATGCAACTTATCTCGTGTGGATCAATATCAGTCAAGGATCATAGTTTTGGACTCATTCCATCATACAAACCAAGGTTTTCTCACACCAAATTTCCCTCCCCATTATTCTCTACTACAGTGATGTTGGGAGAACTCAACTGTCTGTCTGAGAATCCTAGGATGATGGGCTTGAGGTTAGAAGACAAGGAATATTTCAGTGGTAGCTTGATTGAGACTAAAATGTTGCAAGGGGATGGGCTGACAACTCTAAAACGATCATCTTCATACAATGCTGACAG GACATGTAAGCAATTGAATTCAACTGAAGACAAGGATCAGTCGACCTCTAGCCGCTCAAAGTGCATTCCACGGGCCATTAAAGCTTCACTAAGCAAGCAGCCACGAAACGACCCTATGAAATCTCCTACTTCTGATAGGCCAAGAACATCTTCTGATGGTGTCGATAGCTCTCAGAACATAAGCCCCGCTACCTCCAATGACAGTAGTAAAAGGATTACAGAGCCTTGCTCCGGAAGGAAACAGTCTAAGAGGCTAGATTCCTTTCGAGAAGAGGAAGAGGATGTGATTAAGATCGAAGAAAG GCTTGCTTCAGGAGCTCGGGTTATAATCTGGTCGAAATCAACTTGTAATAGCACAGATGTTGGCTGTACTTAG